A window of Aquibium oceanicum genomic DNA:
GGCTTATTTCGGCGGCGCGCCAGCGGCAGGGGCGCACTGATGGCCCTCCTGGAGATGACCGGCATCCACGCCGGCTACGGCGGCGCCAACATTCTCAACGGCGTGTCGATCGCGATCGACGCCGACCAGATCGGCGTCATCGTCGGCCCCAACGGCGCGGGCAAGTCGACGACGCTGAAGGCGCTCTTCGGGCTGCTGACCGTCAGCGAGGGCTCGACCGTCTTCGACGGCAGGGACATCACCAACACGGCGCCGGAACGGCTCGTCGAACAGGGCCTGTCCTTCGTGCCGCAGGAATTCAACGTCTTCCCCACAATGTCGGTGGAGGAGAACCTGGAGATGGGCGCCTATGTGCGCCGCGATTCCTACCGGCACATGATCGATCAGGTCTACGGGTTCTTCCCGCCACTCAAGGAAAAGCGCCGCCAGCCGGCGGGCGAACTTTCCGGCGGGCAGCGCCAGATGGTGGCGATCGGCCGCGCGCTGATGACGGAACCGCGCCTGCTGCTTCTCGACGAGCCGACCGCGGGCCTGTCGCCACGCTACATGGGCGAGATCTTCGACCGGATCGTCGCCATCAATGCCGCGGGTGTGGGCATCCTGATGGTCGAGCAGAACGCGCGCCAGGCGCTGGGGCTCGCGCATCGCGGCTTCGTGCTCGCCGGCGGCCATAACCGCTTCACCGGGACCGGCGCGGAACTGCTCGCCGATCCCGAGGTCGCCAGGAGCTTTCTCGGCGGAGGAGCCGACGCCCATGACTGACGCCGGTCTCCTCTCGATCCTGCCGATCAGCGAATTCGTCTTCTTCCTCAACAAGGTCGTGATCGCCGGCCTGATCATCGGTTCGATCTATGCGCTGGGCGCCGTCGGCGTGACCCTGATCTTCGGCATCCTGCGCTTTGCCCATTTTCCGCATGGCGACATGATGACGGCCGGCGCCTTCTTCGCGCTGATCCTCCTGTGGGCCTTTCCCGGCGCGGGCGCGCTGGTCGGGCTGCCGACCGCCTTCGTACTGATGCCGATCGCGATGGCCGCCACCGCAGCGATGGCGATCGGTCTCGACCGTGTGTTCTACAGGCCGATGCGGATGGCCGGGGTAAAGCCGGTGGTCATGGTCATGACCTCCATCGGCGTCATGCTGATGATGCAGGGGCTGATCCGCCTCTTCGCCGGCACGGGCACGCGCCAACTCTACGTCGATACCGATTCCAAGGACATCTACCGCATCCCGCTCGGCGGCCGCGACCTCGTGATCACAGAGCCGCAGCTTCTCCTCTTCGTTACTACGATCGTGGCGGTGGTGGCGCTTCACCTTTTCCTGACGCGCTCGCGCATGGGCAAGGCGATGCGCGCCGTTTCCGACAATCCAGACCTCGCCCGCGTCTCCGGCATCTCGATCGACCACGTGGTCCGCACGACCTGGCTGATCGCAGGCGCGCTCGCCGCGGCCGGCGGTACGCTGCTGGCGCTCGACGTGACGCTGAAGCCCGATCTCTCCTTCAACATCATCCTGCCGATATTCGCCGCCGCGATCGTTGGCGGCGTCGGCCAGCCTTACGGCGCCATCGCGGGCGGGCTCCTGGTCGGCTTCACCGAGACACTCGCGGTGTTCAACTGGACCGTGCTGCTGCGCCCGCTGAAGCCGCTCCTGCCGGACTTCATCGAGATCCCCGCGAAACTCGCCTTCGTGCCGACCGAGTACAAGATCGTGGTTCCGTTCTTCATCCTTGTCGCGGTGCTCATCTGGCGGCCGACCGGCATCTTCAAGGGGAGGCTGAACACATGAGGACGCCGCCGCTGCGGGAGACCGTGCTCTTCGCCGGCCTCGCCGTCGTCATCGCCGCCGTCTTCGCATGGCTCGGCGCGGCATACTCGGTGCGCATGCTTACCGAAGCTGCCTGCTACGCCATCATCGCGCTCGGCCTCACGATCCAGTGGGGTTATGCGGGCCTGTTCAACGTCGGCCTGATGGGATTCGTGGCTCTCGCCGCCTTCATGACGGTCCTGGTCTCCTATCCTGTCAACTGG
This region includes:
- a CDS encoding ABC transporter ATP-binding protein, which gives rise to MALLEMTGIHAGYGGANILNGVSIAIDADQIGVIVGPNGAGKSTTLKALFGLLTVSEGSTVFDGRDITNTAPERLVEQGLSFVPQEFNVFPTMSVEENLEMGAYVRRDSYRHMIDQVYGFFPPLKEKRRQPAGELSGGQRQMVAIGRALMTEPRLLLLDEPTAGLSPRYMGEIFDRIVAINAAGVGILMVEQNARQALGLAHRGFVLAGGHNRFTGTGAELLADPEVARSFLGGGADAHD
- a CDS encoding branched-chain amino acid ABC transporter permease, producing the protein MTDAGLLSILPISEFVFFLNKVVIAGLIIGSIYALGAVGVTLIFGILRFAHFPHGDMMTAGAFFALILLWAFPGAGALVGLPTAFVLMPIAMAATAAMAIGLDRVFYRPMRMAGVKPVVMVMTSIGVMLMMQGLIRLFAGTGTRQLYVDTDSKDIYRIPLGGRDLVITEPQLLLFVTTIVAVVALHLFLTRSRMGKAMRAVSDNPDLARVSGISIDHVVRTTWLIAGALAAAGGTLLALDVTLKPDLSFNIILPIFAAAIVGGVGQPYGAIAGGLLVGFTETLAVFNWTVLLRPLKPLLPDFIEIPAKLAFVPTEYKIVVPFFILVAVLIWRPTGIFKGRLNT